The Phocoena sinus isolate mPhoSin1 chromosome 8, mPhoSin1.pri, whole genome shotgun sequence nucleotide sequence TTTGTTGCTACAAATCCAAGACTACGAAGGCTGTTCACACCACTGGAGCAGGAAAAACTCACCTAACTTTGCCAGCCCAGGACTTCAGGGGGCTTACCTTTCATTCGTCTGCATGCGGAAAACGACGAGTGGCCTTTGGGAAATGGCACAGTAAGTCTCGGGGCCGGTAGGTGGAGTCAGGAGGCTGGGGCACTTCCCCACTGGGATGGGAGCTCTCAGGGCACAGTGATGGGGTATGAGGCTCTGCGCTTATAGGGAACTCAGCTGCTTTCTCCAGGACCTCAGGCACTTAAAGATCTCTGAGGcttggttttctcatccataGAAATGGAGCTAAAACTATCTACATCACAGGTTTGTCGTTTGAGTAGATCCGATACCTAAGTGTTCTGTGAATATTAATTTGCCTCCTGCTTAAAAAAACAGGGAGGGAAAGTCCTTCAAAAAGGAGACACATTCACACAACTGCCTTGTAGCAACTGGACCTGCAGCGATTTAATTGACGTAAAAAACACAGGATTGTCACCAGAGTTGGTTGTAATGTATGAGATCTTAGGTTCTTACCCCATGATGGAGGAACGAGGGTGGGATGGTGGAGAGTTGGTTTCTACGCACTGGAGATGCAAGGGCAACCCCACGGCTTTCAAGACAAGGAAAAATGAAGGCATTGTATTTAAACAATGGGGCAGACGTTGAACATCCCCTGCATGTCCCCCCCGAGGAGCCCACTGAtgggaggtggggctgcaggATGCCGTGCCAGAATGGCAGCAGCTCCCACTGGCACTTGGTCCCTCCCTGCCAAGGCCAggcccctcacctcccccagaACAAGTCTCCAAGCTCTGAGGAGGGGCggcagggggatggggtgggCGGTGGCACAGCTGGAAAAGACAGATGGAAATGACCCACGTGTAGACCCAAGGTGGTCCGGGAAGAGAAAGCCAAGGTGAGGACCAGAGCCATCCCAGACTTTTCCTATGGCTTGCTGGCTTCCTGATAGTTGGGTACTTGAGCCCTGAGAATCTAGCTGGGATGCTCTGGGCAAGGGGAAGGGGGGGCGCTCCTGAGGTCAGCCCCAGGGCCAGCAGAGGGAAGACAGGCAGCAAAACTTCCGGGCCCAGCCTCCAGCCACCTCCCGCAGGGCTCTGGGCCCAATACTGAGAGAGTCAAAAGGAGGGAGAACACTCAAGAAaggggacatttaaaaaaaaaaaaaaaaaagtctgatctCTACACGGCTGAGGTATTAGAGAGACGGGGCCTGGTCCCAGGGTACAGACACGCTGTGGGGGGCTTTGTTCTGGCGAATTAAGGGCCACACACGTGACCCTGGGAGTGCCAAGCAGGCCCTGCAGGTCCGAGAGGCCAACTCCGCTCCAAAGGAGTCCCCTGGCCTCAGAAGGAGGCAGCTCCTCCAGTGCCACCTTCTCACGAAGGTGCCCCTGTCTCCGCTGCCCCACGTCAGTGCTGCCGGTCCGCAGGAGTCACACAGGGCAGCCCGAGAAGCGTTACACGGTCTGGGGCGGCGGCTTACTGTTTCTGGTCATAccatccttccccccaccccacccccgccaatgCCACCAGTTCCCCGTGGTTCCTCTAGGTTCTGAGTGAGGCAAGCAGCAAAGAGGGGACGGGAGAACGCTTTATCATCAGAGGGAGTGAAGTGCAGGCAGCAACTCGGACACTTGGTCTGGACGCAGGAGAGGCCAGGCTGCCTGCCGGCTCAGGGCCTCAGTAGCGATACACCTTCAGTCTGTTGTTCTCATCCAGGCCCAGCTGCAGGAGGCCGGAACCAGCCGTTGGCTTGGGCACCGAAGAGAAGAGATGTCTGGCCACAAGGTGAAGGAAAACTCTGCAGTCAGCTGAGCACGCCTGGGGAAGGGTCACAGGCCCAACGGGGTCCTCCTTGCACCCCGAGGGCCCACACACCTTGGCAGTTACAGCAAGAAGGGATCGGGGTTGGGAGAGCAGCTAAAAAGATACGACTTGGGGTCATTCTTGTAATGTTCCAGCCACTTGCGGTGAGCCTCGATCATGTCCTGGAAGTTGGTGCTGCCCGCCTCGGGGACTTGGGAGGGGGGACGCTGCAGGAGGCGGAGCTGCTCACTgcggggagggcagaggaggcaggAGTGCCAGAGGGGGCGTCTTGGAGCAAGGCAAGAATGCCCCTCGGGGATGAGGAGCATCAGTTCCCGAAAGGGTGAACGCTCCTGACGGCGAGGCTCCCACATCTGCCTGTTCCCGGCCAATCTCATCTGCAAAAGCTTCCCTCTCTATCGACTCAAATACCTTCCAGCATCAGCTCCCAAGTGGGCCAAAGGGTGAGAGGGGTTGTACTTATGGTTGGGGGCCTGCAGGGATACATCAGGGGCTACATTCGATAAGGAATAAGATGAACGGGAAACTAATAACAGGTTTCAATAATTGCCCATCTGTCTCCCCCTACAGGGCGCCCCCTCTCACTCCAGATGTTGCTCAGCGGGCCTGGGGGAAGAAGGGAGCCGTGTGATGCAGACAGAGAGCTCAGGGCAAGAGACGAAGGCCACACTCCAGGGCTGGAAGGGGCAGGGCCCCACCAGGGGCCCATTTCTCCCCAAGGTGCCACAGGGCAGCTTCCTCACGGGGCTGGATCAGGTAAGGCCCACTGGGCGCCGCTGGGACCTCATCGGTTGGGACTTTTCGCTGGCTGCAGAGGTGCACCACAGACCCAGGCAGCTTCGTGGCCTGGGGACCTGCCTAACTGCTCTGGGTGATGTGACAAGGAGTTCTGGTCCCCTCCCAGGTCCCACCTGCCCAGGGAGCTGCAGCGAGCAGCTGAATGGTGTGGCTCCACCCTGAGCCCACAGGGAGGCTTACCTGGCAGACACATACCCCAGCCTGTTTTCCAGGGGGGCAGGGCCACTGCTGAGGAACGGGATGCCAGCTGGAAAAGTGGGAGGAAAGCGTTCAGAAATGGGCAGCGGTTCATCTGAGCCAGCCCCCTCCTGCCTTCCCCGAGAAACTGCAAAGGCACTGCCCCCAAACAAAAACAGGAGAAGCTTCTGTGGTTGGAGGTGAGAGACAGAGGATGGCCAGGAATggtcctatttattttatttctaaaactgaaattattttcaatttgggCCGGGATATGAACTTTTTCCTTCCAATAACTGTTTTTATGGCTTTTCACATTCCTTAGCAGGGTTATGAGACCAGGGGAGGCCACATACAGCCAAGGGGTCATGAACCCTGGAGTCACACAGACATGGGGTCAAAACCCAGTCTGTTGCTCACTACCCTGGGTACCCTGGAGCATATTTTCAATACTtaacctctgagtctcagtttccctatctgtaaaatgggaataaatattATAACCTCAGAGGATTAATATAAGGACTAAATGAAAAACCATATATAAAATGCCTGGCcataatatatataacacacaaGATGGCAGCGATCATGACACTGACAACAGTGACCTCCTAGGTTCGGCTGAGCTCTAGCATCCATCGTAAAGGCCCCATCCGGTGAACCGTCAAGACACATAGGGCCTCCAGCCACAGGGCGAGCAGCAAGGTCCTCTCAGGCACCCACCACGAAGTCAATGGGCCATGCCAAAGTTGGGGGCGAGGGGTaggcagaggaggaaggcagggaggctgAACCCAGAACCACACATGGCCTAGAGGGAGGCTTACTTGGAAAATACTTGCGCCACTTCTCCACCAGGAAGTCGTCCACAGTCTGAGCCACGGAGGAGGAGAGCCGGGGGCCCAGCTCTGGGTCCCAGGCCCACTGGGTGGACGTGGGTGGAGCCGGGGATGAGGCTGAGACCCGGACCAGGGAGGGGTAGGAGGGAGCGGGGGTGCTCCTGGAGGCCTGGGTGGGGAGCGGTGAGGGTGTGGAGGTGAAAAGCGGCGGAGGCTGGGTGTTAAGGCTGCCCAGCACGCTGAGGACACCGTTGAGCTGGCCGCTGATCCGCTGCAGGGAGCTGCTCAGGTAGTGGATCTTGTTGGGGAAAGTGGGACTCGGGGTCGGGCCGACTGaaagggaagaggcagagggtggggcaGGACTCGGGCTCGGGGCCCTGGAATGGCCCAGGCCAAGCTGGCACTGCGCATCCTACTGGCCCACATCCCCACCCTTTCCCCGTTCCTCCCAACAAAAGCCCCAGGGCTCCTGTGTTCCAGACGGGAAGCTGGCCGAGAGAAAGAGCACCCCCAGGGTGAGGGCCGCCACCCCTTTGTAGGCCACAGCTGCAGAGGGAGAAGAGCCTCCCCGGGGGGCCGGGGACGGCACCACGAGGGACCcctgtctcactgtgaggacccTGCACGATCAGAAGGCTTCCCCTGAGCCTCTGGGCCCAGTGTGCTGGGAAACCCAGAGGGCTCACTCCTGCCCAAGCATCTGCTCCAGACACTGGCCCCCGGAGGGGGCCACAGGTGCAGCCCCTCCGTTCCCCATGGATACCCCACTCACTGTGAGGCAGGGGGCAGGATTCGGAACTGTCACTGCTCCCGTCTTCCAGGTCGCTGAGGTCAAAGGTCACCACCTTCTTGGTGGGGGGTCCTCTCAGAGTGTCTTCATCTGAGGCCTGGTGGGTGAAGCGGCGGTAAGGACTTGCCCTGTGCTTTCTGCCCACTGCCCTCGTGACACCTGAGGACTTGGTGGGTAGGCTCTCTGGGCCCAAAGTTCTAGGAGAGGCACGTCATATAGGCTGCCTTACAGGCGAGGCTAAGAGAACTCAGCCACCGAAGATAGGGCAGTAGGGCCACCAGGACCAGGCAGACCCCAACCCTTCCCCCCCAGTAAACACTCCCCATGGTGTCTCTCCACCTAAGCTTCCCTCCTGTTGTACCTACACCTCTGGCATCTGGGGGAAAGGCTACAAGGCCCCAGGGAAGGTAGGGAAACCTTCTAGGAGCCTCTATTCCTGACACCCGGGGCAAACTTCTCCTCGGGCACCAGGGCAGGGGCCAGTCCCCTCCCAAGAACCTTCAGCAAGAGGCTCCGGGTCTGCTCAGGACCACTCAGCACAGAGATCCAAAGCCCCAGATTTGTTGAACACAAATTCAAAGCTGAAGCCACTGCTGTTTTCACCAGCCCAGAAGCCCTAAGCCTACTGCCAATCCTGGGCCCTAGCAGCCCAGCTGTCCCGACACAGGACCAAAGAACCCAACCGAATCCCAGGAATAGAGGAGGGAGGCCACGGCAGAAACTGGGCTGCACCTCGTCCCAGAGAGAAGACTCCAGCTGATGCAgcttctcctcctttttcttcagcGGGTCATGGCCTTTCCGCATGGCTGACTTCATCTCATCCAGGTGCCTGGTCTCCTGCAGCCACgaagaaaggggaggaaaaagacGGTGACTAACCACCCAGGCAGACGCCGGAGGCCCAGCTCTGCCGTTTGTAGGCTGGCTGATCTGGGTGATCTTGAACGAATTACTGAACTCTCAGTCTGGATATtcatctaaaaaacagaaatactacttctcatagggttgtgaggattagaagAGATAGAGTATGCTACGGGCCCTCCACTATGCCCACTCCTAATAAATTCTCAAATGGTTACTGTTAACCAAATGCTTATTATTATCACTGCTCCAACCACCAATACTATCAGCGGCAACAGCAGGAGGGATTCAGCAGAGCAATGACACGGCCTGGGGGTAGCATGCAGATGTCCCTGGGAAGGCTGCCCCTCTATCGGGACCAGCCTCTTGCCCTCTGCCGCCCCCCAGCCAGGCTTAGGGGCCACAGCTCACTCACCAGCTCTGAGCACCCTCAGAATTCTACGGGACCAGGTATGATCGTCTGCCAAGACCCCCGAATGGCAGAGAGAGCTGTGATCCCACTGATAATAACCACAGCGTCTCTGACGTTTCATTGCAAATTAGGgtctcagagaaggaaaacagagaagtaacTCAAGCTTATGCCAAGTGTGCTCAAAAGATTTTCACTTCTGAGTGAAGTCTTGAGTGTGATGGAATGGCCAAGCACTGTGGAATGTCTCTCCTCTTCCCCTAGAAAATGGGAATACCACTACGACCTTGCACATCATCTATGGATACTGTGAGGCCCAAATGACTTCCTATTAGAGAAAGCATTCCACACACTGCACTGGCACGTAAATGTAAGGAAGCTTCCATCCTCTTGGAGATCTTATCCTGTATCTCCTGTCTGGTCTCCCTAGACTTGTCCGGTGACCCCAAGGCCCATGTGACCACTCTCGTGTAGTCCCCAGAATGCTCAACTGAGGGCGAGCACAAAGGGAGTGCCGCCGGCTGCCCCAGGCCTCCCCCAGGCTCCTGACCTCCTCCAGGTCCTTGCACATGTCCTCCAGGGCCTTGGTGCCTGGCGGGTCCTTGGCCGCCTCCTGAGCGCTGGCCAGCTCGTGGCGCCAGTGCTGCTGGGCAGCCTTCAGAGCTGTCTGCCGCCTCCGCATGGAGCGCGTCTGCCGGACCAGGAACTCCTTGGCGCTGCGGAGAGCTACCCCCTCGGCAGAGAGGTAGTGCCGGGCGCTGCGGGGGGGACAGGGCGGGGGGTTGGAGGGGGAAACACACTCTCTGAGAACCCCTGCTGTGGGTCACAACCACTTCCCGAGCAGATGCCCATCCTGAGCACAGACTGCGGTGCTGGGGCCGGGCAGAGTGCGGGGACATCGCCACTAAATACCCAGAGCGCGGGGCACGTGCTGCGCTGAGTCCTCCCACCCTGACTGTGAAAGGGAACGTGCCTGAGGCCTCCAGAGATGGCTAGACACTCCCATCAGCCTGACCCACAAGCAGAGGTCAGCAGATGCCAGAGATCACCATGGGCACCTTCTTGGCTTGTCAGAGACGATTCCTCAGGCACCCAGGGCCCCTTCCCTGAACCGAGCCCCACCGGAGACCACCGTCACGTTTCAGTCCACCCCGGCTCTGTGACGCAGGCACTCACTTACCCCTTCCTGGCATCCTCAACGCAAAATAAGACAGGTTATTGGAACTCACCTGTCCAAGGACAAGTCGGTCTCCTCCTTGCtctgggagagggaaaaggataCCTCTTTAGTCTGGTTCTAGGACACACAGTAGAAAAGGCCCATTGAAGGTAACATCAGATACACTACAGGCTCCAAGGACCCCAAAGTCCCTCCTAGTGGCCCCGACACAGAAATGGTTTTGCCAGCCGTTGGACTATTCTCTTACAGATATAATCTGACTGATGGAGAAGGGGACTAGGAATGATAAGAATAGGAGACTAAGGTTCTATGCAGAACAGAGCCAGGACCCCTCCAGGAGCCCAGAGTCTTCCTGGAGCCCCACACCCCggtgccccaccccctcccggtGCACTCTTGGAGGCCCACCCCCTCCTGGTGCCTGGAGCCTTGCCCTAGCCCAGCCACCCGGACCCTCCCAAGGCACAGAAAAGCTCACCGTCCCAAGGGATTTCCTCAGGTCCTCAATGTGGAGATCAGGCTCAAAACGTGGGGAAGCGTTACTCTCTTCTACCGCCAGCTCTTTCAGCAAGTCCTGCTTCCTCTGAGCTTTGGCCTCCAGGTCACTGTGGTGGGAGacgagggagggaggtggggggaggcagggtcACATGACGAAGCAGACCAGGCAGCACGCTGTCAGGACtcctggggggaagggggagaaccATCTCCATCCCTTCACTCCTGTCAAAGACcctggaggcagagctggggcgTGAACAGTAGAACCAGGGACCCCCGGCTACTCACAGCCCCAACTCCCCACAAAATGCAGCCCCTCCAcctggccccacctctgcctgttAACTGGGCCGTGAGTAGACAGGGCCCATGAGCAGCAGACGTCAGAGGGCAGGCGAGAGGCAGTAGGGTGGCTAAATACAGGGGTACAGACCACCTGACATGCTTCTGCAGCCTCTGACTCTGGGTCTGCAGCAAATCCACCTGGGACTCCAGCTCCAACTTGCGGGCCTGAAGCTCCTCGAGGATTCTTCGGAGCTGCCGGTTTGACTCCAGCAGGTGGCTGTGCTCCTTCTTTGCCTCCTCCAGGTGCTGACGGGTGGCTGCGGCTtcctgggggcaggaggaaagagagacacACCCAGagacatggggggtgggggggcggggcaggcaggGAGCGGGCAGCACCAGACAACAGGGAAGAGCAATGGGGAGAGGATGGAGCCAGGCACACTGAAGGCCTGTGTCTGCCGTCAGCGGCAGTGTCCCCCACCGGGCCCACCCCCGGCGGCTCCTGAGCTGGTCCCACACGCTGGGGCTATTTGTGCAATAGCAGCCAACATAGTCTGGAACCCAATTCCGTGGACAGATCCGGTGAacaaaggggtgggggagggaaggaaatggaatAGGGGAGATAGAGGAGAGAGGACAGGAGAGGCCGACAAACCTCGCGCTCCAACGCAAACTGCCTCTGCACATCCAggagctgctgcttctccttccGGGCGGCCTCCTCCTGCGGGCGAAGGAGAAGACCGGCCATTTGGCCATCTCCGGGCCCCGGGTCCTCTCCCGGGGAAGCTGACTCCAAGGTTCAGGGTCCCCGAGAACCTGTCCTCTGTCCCCGCTCCCGCACCTGGACATCCAGCTGAGCCAATCTGGCCTTGACATCCTTGGTTCTGGTTTCAAGCTCCACCTCTAAATCTTGGAGTTTCCTTTCCTGCACAGAAGTGTAGGTGGAGAGAAAGCCGTGAGCGTAGCAAGAGCACAGACACGTGCTGAGCGGCAGGAGGGGTTTGTGACCTACCACCCCACACCGCCTGCTCCAAGCTGGGCTGGCTTCCCCCACTTGCCCCCACGGCCTCCCAGCAGAGCACCACCTCTCGTCTATTTCAGCGGGGTCGAGGAGAGGCGAAGGTGCCAACCCCGAGGCCCGGGGCTGCTCACCTCCGCCTCTAGTCCTGGGGATGCTCCCTGGCCCAGAAAACAAAAGCGCAAGGATGCCCCAGCTTGCGCATGGCCAGCGAGAGACCCCACCCCTGAAGCTGTCAGGCTCTGTCTGCTGCTGCTGCAGTGCCGGCCCCCAGCACTTTTCTACCCGGGGTGGAGGGGTCGGGCAGGGCGGGCCCCAAGCGACCGTCCGTCCGGGGCCCCCACCTGCTCCCGGGGCCGCCGCCGCAGGTCCTCGAGCTGCCGGTCCTGCTCCTGCCTCACCGTCTCCAACTCCCGCTCGTGGGCCCTGCGCAAGCGCTCCAACTCTCCCGTCAGGTGCCCCAGGAGTTCGGCCCGCTGCTTCCTCTCCTGCACGGACGGTGGGGCCGCTGGTGGGAAACCacagcctcccctcccacccctaaaACCACAGCCCACCCTGCAGCCTTGGGTCAGTGCCATCAGGGACCCCAACAGGCCTCTAAGGCCGGCTCTTGGAGAAGAGCAGGAGAGCACTGAGGACGGCGAGGTCCCGACCCCAGAAAGCCTGCACCCTGGCTCTCTGCTGCTGAAACAATGCTGGTCAGACGTGCTGAGAAATCCCTGGGTGGAAGCCGGCCTCTCCCACCACCCCTGCATGTACAGGCTTCGTTCCTTAAGGGAAGAGAGATCCTTACTAAATTCTCACTCTTCCTCAGCAAGGGCAGAACTGGTTTGGGAAGGGAGTCAACTACATTTCACCACGATGGGCCGCTATTTCTGCCCTGGTGCAAAGAGTCTGGGATACCGGTTCCAGTTACTGGAGGAGTAGCCTAGAAACCCTGGGTAGAGGCCTGGCTCTGGGCTAAAGTCAGCCACCAGCCCTCCCCGTCGTCCACCCCCAGCGTGAGCAAGCCGGCATGGGTCCACTTAAGTCACTGAACGTTCCCACCGAAGGCTGAAGTTGGGCAGGTAATATCTAAATATTGGGTGGCTCTTGCCAGTCTATTTCCTGGTGTCCTGGAATTTCTATTAACCCTGGTGGCACGGTGTTGGGTGGTTAAAATTgaagactttggagtcagacattcTGGCTTGAATCCTAGCTCCTCTACCTACTAGCCAGGGTGGGCTTGGGAGAGTTGCTTACACTCCCCAAGTCTCAgttccctctttttaaaatagagataatgataGTATGAACCCCCTAAGGGTGTCGTGAGGACTAAATGAAGTAACATACATAGAGCTTAGGACAGTGCCCGACACGTCGCACAAGCTCAATACACGTCAGCTATTATCAATATGAGAGCCAAGTGCAGCCTGCTGATGGGGAGGAATCGCTCCTCACCTAATGCTTTAGTAAAAAGGCAAAACACGATCTCACCATTGCAGGGTGCCAGGAAAGAAAGCCTCCCACCATCCCCGACCACAGGTGGTCCCCTTCCCAGGCCCTCCGGCCAGCTGGGAATGAccccggtgtgtgtgtgtgtgtgtgtgtgtgtgtgtgtgtgtgtgtgtgtgaccctggggtgtgtgggtgtgtgtgggtgtgacctcggggtgtgtgtgtgtgtgtgtgaccccggtgtgtgtgtgtgtgtgtgtgtgtgtgacctcggtgtgtgtgtgagaccccggggtgtgtgtgtgtgtgtgtgtgtgtgacctcggtgtgtgtgtgtgtgtgtgtgcgtgtgagaccccggggtgtgtgtgtggggtgtgtgtgtgtgacctcagtgtgtgtgtgtgtgtgtgtgtgtgtgtgagaccctggggtgtgtgtatggggtgtgtgtgactccggggtgtgtgtgtgtgtgtgtgtgtgtgtgagaccctggggtgtgtgtatggggtgtgtgtgactccggggtgtgtgtgtgtgacctcggtgtgtgtgtgtgtgtgtgtgtgtgtgtgtgtgaccccggggtgtgtgtgtggggtgtgtgtgtgaccccggggtgtgggggggagtgtgtgtgtgaccccggggtgtgtgtgtgtgtgtgtgtgaccccggggtgtgtgtgtgtgtgtgtgtgtgaccccggggtgtgtgtgtgtgtgtgaccccggggtgtgtgtgtatgtgtgtgtgtgtgtgtgaccccggggtgtgtgtgtgtgtgtgaccccggggtgtgtgtgtgtgtgtgtgtgtgtgaccctggggtgtgtgtgtggggtgtgtgtgtgagcccggggtgtgtgtgtgagaccccggggtgtgtgtgtgtgtgtgaccccgGGGTATGTGTGTGAcctcggtgtgtgtgtgtgtgtgtgtgtgtgtgtgtgtgtgaccccagggtgtgtgggggtgtgtgtgtgtgacctcggtgtgtgtgtgtgtgtgtgagaccccggggtgtgtgtggggggtgtgtgtgaccctggggtgtgggggggagtgtgtgtgtgaccccggggtgtgtgtgtgcgtgtgtgcgcgtgtgcacgcacacgcacgtGCCCGGGAGCGTGGCGGGGTCACCTCGGCTTCGTACTGCTCCCGGGCCTCAGCCACCACTTGCTGATGCTCCTCCTTCATCTTGTCCATCTTCCTCTCGTGTTCCCTCTCCACCTCCTGGCGCTTCTCTCTCAGGAGGCCACTGAGCTGCAGGGCAGGCAGCAGGGATGCGACATGCAGGACTGAGGCTGGAGCAGCACCCGGGGACTGAAGCCCTTGAAGGGACTCATACACACATGTGACACAACCTCCCCAATGTCCCCACGTGCACACGTCAGGTGACATACACACGGCCACACCCAGCACGCCCTCCTCCTCACATATAGGGCATGGGGGTGGAGAAGCACTTGGCCTCCGGGGAACTAAGGCATGAAAACGGACCCTGAAGTCCTGACCCCAGCTGAGCTGTCCGAAGCAAAGCAGAGGACCCCTGGGCCAGGATGGCTCGGCCGACCATCAGAGTGTCCGCGACAGGTACACAGAGTCGAAGGAGCAGACCGGCGCTCACCTCTTGCTCGTACTCGAGAACGTGGTAAGCTTTCTGATGAGCTCTCTGCTCCGCCCGCCCAAGGCTCTCCTGCAGCTGGGCCTCCTCTTTCTGATGAGCTTCCTCCATcttcttctggaggctggagaccACCTGAGGAGGCACCCACACAGGGGAGCGTGACCCGCAGAGAGCGCTGCAGAGTGGCCGCGGGGGACTCGCTTCCCAGGGTCCCAGCACCCATCCCCCCGGGGGCTGCAGGAGAGGGAGACTCCCTCCCTAGGGGACGGGGTGTGGGTGATGGGGTCCCACGGCTCACACCCCAGGATGCCCAGGGTCTGCCCCGCCGGCCAGGGCCACCGCCCCTCACCTCCCTGTGCTTGGCCTCCAGCGAGGAAGAGAGCCGCTCCAGCTCCTCTCTGTGCTCCCTCTCCAGCGCTGCCACCGCCTGGGGCAGAACAGAGGGCCTGTGAGGATGCGGGGCAGGCTGTCCGGGCTCCGACCTGAGACGAGGAAGAGCCAGAAGACCACCCCCAATGCCTCTCGAGCTAAGCACTCAAGGGGAACCGCAGGCACATCTCTGTTCCTCCGAAATAACTGTCCCTCAAGTCTGCACCTCGCAAACAAACAGGGACGTGAACGCCAAGTGGAGGGGCCTTTCAGTAAGGCTCGGTCACGGCTTCCATTCCCCTGCCTCTAGGCCACCGGTACATAGGCAACACTCCTGCCTGTGCGTAAGCACCAGGCAGGGAGGCCTGCACGTCTCAGCACCACCTCCCAGAGCGCATGCAGTACAATGATGTCCCCACACCCCCCACGCCTCGCTGCAGACACCCTGGGCCTGAGAGCTGAAACTCCACCCatcaccaaaagaaaacaaaagttccATGTGGCCTATCACCTACTTCAGCCTCTTACCTAGAGACAGACCCACTGGCCTGGAGGGACAGGGAGtaagaacaaaggagaaaaaattccTCTGAGCGGGCTAGCCTCTCACTCTGAGGCAgggcaggaaaggagagaaacGCGAGGTCCTCACAGCTGCCCCTCAGGGACAAGGACAAGGCCCCTTTGTCTCAAGAGCTCTGGTCTGGTTTAAGTTCTTTCAGTCATGAAATCTTCCCAAATCCACAGGCCAGGTCCACACGGGCCCACCCAGCCAGCCCAACATCTCGTTGCCCATCCACGCAGACACCCGTTCTCCACCTGGCTCCCCACCCTGCGCCCCAAGGCTGGCGCTTCCTCTTCCTCAGCGCTCAGTTCCTCCCCAGGCAGCCCAGGATCacactggggtggggaggggggcgctcacgtctttcctctccccttccagcTGCTCCCTCAGCTGCTGCAAGGCCTTCTCCTTCTCCGTGTTCAGGGCGGCCTGCTCTCTCTTCTCCGAAGCCTCCATGTCTTCCCTGA carries:
- the CEP164 gene encoding centrosomal protein of 164 kDa isoform X8 yields the protein MAGRPIRIGDQLVLEEDYDETYIPSEQEILEFAKEIGIDPIEEPELMWLAREGIVAPLPGEWKPCQDITGDIYYFNFANGQSMWDHPCDEHYRNLVIQERGKLSTPGAIKKKEKKKKKEKKDKKDKETSRSPLALGSPLAPVHIPLGGLAPLRGLVDAPPSALRGSQSVSLGSSVESGQHGELSMEPSQGLKTSAYTKGLLGSIHEDKNALSLLALGEETNEEDEVESDNQSVRSSSELLKNLHLDIGALGGDFEYEESPRTSQPEEKKDTSLDSDAASPPTPGKLFSRGADSSLNSADGQGQQGRGASWLPEKEKNEKNDPGMSRSVADPGGDPAGHQPAKANKKEAPEDPVDAREEGSLQEEAAKEPKKEASVPKESRSEASEDFGFHSRISEHLLDVDTLSSVLDGARWEAQRLGREDKDASQSSQDELQSKKSRGSERLSPPLLHGERLQSPLHSQATDEGPPQPLEEQLEQKGAEEPGEGSAGSPTPPGSLQREKRACHAGWGHVGKDQSWPGGRRGKKEERNPEPLLGFSWEAMGETGRSTGPAAPPQQLSEAALKASEEAVAQGLEQEQRWLRESKREKMPRLQEKLWQEEEAAETLQLHWQKEKALSSLTEQLQRATKEEESLVREQEGQSLSRLCAQVQCSVEADEDQIRAEHEASLQRLREELESLQKAERASLEERNRQTLERLREDMEASEKREQAALNTEKEKALQQLREQLEGERKDAVAALEREHREELERLSSSLEAKHREVVSSLQKKMEEAHQKEEAQLQESLGRAEQRAHQKAYHVLEYEQELSGLLREKRQEVEREHERKMDKMKEEHQQVVAEAREQYEAEERKQRAELLGHLTGELERLRRAHERELETVRQEQDRQLEDLRRRPREQERKLQDLEVELETRTKDVKARLAQLDVQEEAARKEKQQLLDVQRQFALEREEAAATRQHLEEAKKEHSHLLESNRQLRRILEELQARKLELESQVDLLQTQSQRLQKHVRCDLEAKAQRKQDLLKELAVEESNASPRFEPDLHIEDLRKSLGTNQTKEVSFSLSQSKEETDLSLDSARHYLSAEGVALRSAKEFLVRQTRSMRRRQTALKAAQQHWRHELASAQEAAKDPPGTKALEDMCKDLEEETRHLDEMKSAMRKGHDPLKKKEEKLHQLESSLWDEASDEDTLRGPPTKKVVTFDLSDLEDGSSDSSESCPLPHIGPTPSPTFPNKIHYLSSSLQRISGQLNGVLSVLGSLNTQPPPLFTSTPSPLPTQASRSTPAPSYPSLVRVSASSPAPPTSTQWAWDPELGPRLSSSVAQTVDDFLVEKWRKYFPTGIPFLSSGPAPLENRLGYVSASEQLRLLQRPPSQVPEAGSTNFQDMIEAHRKWLEHYKNDPKSHLFSSVPKPTAGSGLLQLGLDENNRLKVYRY